One genomic region from Cellulomonas hominis encodes:
- a CDS encoding stage II sporulation protein M gives MDLDAFSAVRRPAWARLDELTRRRVRDGAEADELVRLYQAVATDLSTVRSAAPDPDTVARLSQLLARARSAIAGTHEPAWRDVRRFLVFSLPAALYRIRWWSVAVMTAFLLVAVVAGWWVATDADALAAMGTPAQRQQYVDEAFASYYDPGLGFAAVVWTNNAWIAAVCIGIGISGIGPLYVLAQNAVNVGATGGMMAAHGSLDVFLTLIAPHGLLELTAIFVAGAAGLRLCWTWVDPGGRPRGRALAEEGRSTITVAIGLVGALALSGLVEGFVTGSSLPWWLKIVVGAVALAAFWTYTIALGRRAVREGETGDLEEDAAGYAVAVAG, from the coding sequence GTGGACCTCGACGCCTTCTCCGCCGTGCGCCGGCCGGCCTGGGCGCGCCTGGACGAGCTGACCCGCCGCCGCGTCCGGGACGGGGCCGAGGCCGACGAGCTGGTGCGGCTGTACCAGGCGGTCGCCACCGACCTGTCCACCGTGCGCTCCGCCGCGCCCGACCCGGACACCGTGGCCCGGCTGTCCCAGCTGCTGGCCCGCGCGCGGTCCGCGATCGCCGGCACCCACGAGCCCGCCTGGCGCGACGTCCGGCGGTTCCTCGTCTTCTCGCTGCCCGCGGCGCTCTACCGGATCCGCTGGTGGAGCGTCGCGGTGATGACGGCGTTCCTGCTCGTGGCCGTCGTCGCCGGCTGGTGGGTCGCCACCGACGCCGACGCGCTCGCCGCGATGGGCACGCCCGCGCAGCGCCAGCAGTACGTCGACGAGGCGTTCGCCTCCTACTACGACCCGGGCCTCGGCTTCGCGGCCGTGGTGTGGACGAACAACGCCTGGATCGCCGCCGTCTGCATCGGCATCGGGATCTCCGGGATCGGCCCGCTGTACGTGCTCGCGCAGAACGCCGTCAACGTCGGCGCGACCGGCGGCATGATGGCCGCGCACGGCAGCCTGGACGTGTTCCTCACGCTGATCGCCCCGCACGGCCTGCTGGAGCTCACCGCGATCTTCGTGGCCGGGGCCGCCGGGCTGCGGCTGTGCTGGACCTGGGTGGACCCGGGCGGCCGGCCGCGCGGGCGGGCGCTGGCCGAGGAGGGCCGGTCGACCATCACCGTGGCGATCGGGCTGGTCGGCGCGCTCGCGCTGTCCGGGCTCGTGGAGGGCTTCGTCACCGGGTCGTCGCTGCCGTGGTGGCTGAAGATCGTCGTCGGGGCGGTCGCGCTGGCCGCGTTCTGGACGTACACGATCGCGCTCGGCCGCCGGGCGGTCCGCGAGGGCGAGACCGGGGACCTGGAGGAGGACGCCGCGGGGTACGCGGTGGCCGTCGCGGGCTGA
- a CDS encoding RDD family protein, translating into MDDGIVIGEGVLLDARPTSVVSRLGAALVDLVALGLVLLGLVLLAVNVVTIAPSDDLMRITLVVTMVVITVVLPTTVDTLTRGRSLGKLAVGIRVVRDDGGPIRFRQSLVRALVGILELWATFGSVALITSLVHPQGKRLGDMLAGTYAVRVRGRKQAVPVVTMPPYLAGWATSADVARLPDGLALSVRQFLGRAAGLHPGSRAALGQQLAGEVARYVAPGPPPGTHPEAFLAAVLATRRDRELAASTRSAARVAHEAVLLQRLPHGVPDPSR; encoded by the coding sequence GTGGACGACGGCATCGTCATCGGCGAGGGCGTGCTGCTGGACGCCCGGCCGACGTCCGTGGTGAGCCGCCTGGGCGCCGCGCTCGTCGACCTGGTCGCCCTCGGGCTCGTGCTCCTGGGCCTGGTGCTCCTCGCGGTCAACGTCGTGACGATCGCCCCGAGCGACGACCTGATGCGGATCACCCTGGTCGTGACGATGGTGGTCATCACCGTGGTGCTGCCGACGACGGTGGACACGCTGACCCGTGGGCGGTCGCTCGGCAAGCTCGCGGTGGGGATCCGGGTGGTGCGGGACGACGGCGGGCCGATCCGGTTCCGGCAGTCGCTCGTGCGGGCGCTGGTCGGGATCCTCGAGCTGTGGGCGACGTTCGGCTCGGTCGCGCTCATCACGTCGCTGGTGCACCCGCAGGGCAAGCGGCTGGGCGACATGCTCGCCGGCACGTACGCGGTGCGGGTGCGCGGGCGCAAGCAGGCCGTCCCGGTCGTGACCATGCCGCCGTACCTGGCGGGGTGGGCGACGTCGGCGGACGTCGCGCGGCTGCCGGACGGGCTCGCGCTGTCGGTGCGGCAGTTCCTCGGCCGGGCGGCGGGGCTGCACCCGGGCTCGCGCGCCGCGCTGGGGCAGCAGCTCGCCGGCGAGGTCGCCCGCTACGTCGCCCCGGGTCCGCCGCCCGGGACGCACCCCGAGGCGTTCCTCGCGGCGGTGCTGGCCACGCGCCGGGACCGCGAGCTGGCCGCGAGCACCCGGTCGGCCGCCCGGGTCGCGCACGAGGCCGTCCTCCTGCAGCGGCTGCCGCACGGCGTGCCCGACCCGAGCCGCTGA